The Blastomonas fulva genome contains a region encoding:
- a CDS encoding chemotaxis protein CheB, which translates to MTRAIVIGASAGGVQALSSILTALPPHFACPILVVLHVPQRNDNLLVELLRARCLLEVKEAEDKEMLQQGTVYFAPPGYHLLLEKNMSIALSSDEPVNYSRPAIDVLFETAADALERDVTAIILTGANHDGAEGLRAIGAAGGTAIVQDPQTAEVATMPLAALAACPAAKAMSIDEIVLHLRQEAA; encoded by the coding sequence ATGACCCGGGCGATCGTCATCGGTGCGTCGGCCGGCGGGGTGCAGGCGCTGTCGTCGATCCTCACCGCCTTGCCGCCGCATTTTGCATGCCCGATTCTGGTCGTCCTCCACGTTCCGCAACGCAATGACAATCTTCTGGTCGAATTGTTGCGGGCAAGATGCCTTTTGGAGGTTAAGGAGGCAGAGGATAAGGAAATGCTCCAGCAAGGAACGGTCTATTTTGCTCCTCCCGGCTATCATCTGCTGCTCGAGAAAAACATGTCGATTGCCTTGTCTTCGGATGAACCCGTCAATTACTCGCGCCCGGCCATCGACGTGCTTTTCGAAACCGCTGCAGATGCTTTGGAACGCGACGTGACAGCCATCATTCTCACCGGCGCCAATCATGATGGCGCCGAGGGTCTTCGCGCGATCGGCGCGGCGGGCGGGACTGCCATCGTTCAGGACCCGCAGACCGCCGAAGTTGCCACCATGCCGCTTGCCGCGCTGGCGGCCTGCCCGGCGGCCAAGGCGATGAGCATCGACGAGATCGTCTTGCAC
- a CDS encoding CheR family methyltransferase: MDAALVTSSIEDIEIQLLLEALYQHYHYDFRHYARASIKRRLLQARAQLGYGSISEIQAAVLRDSTLLPRLLDFLTVQVSEMFRDPSYFRALREKVIPHLHTYPSLKVWVAGCSNGEELYSLAILFHEEGLAKKTMFYATDINPTALKAAQAGVYSLDRIRLFTENHQASGGRSSLSDYYTANYGRAVFDKSLCSQVVFSDHSLVTDAAFAEMHLISCRNVLIYFDRELQDRAVGLFRDSLARRGFLGLGSKESLRFSSHADAFADFVREEKIYQRTGP; encoded by the coding sequence ATGGATGCCGCGCTAGTGACCAGCTCGATCGAGGACATCGAAATCCAGCTGCTGCTGGAGGCGCTGTACCAGCATTATCACTATGATTTCCGCCATTACGCCCGCGCATCCATCAAGCGTCGGCTGCTGCAGGCGCGTGCGCAGCTGGGCTATGGCAGCATCTCCGAGATCCAGGCGGCGGTGCTGCGCGATTCGACGCTGCTGCCGCGCCTGCTCGATTTCCTCACGGTGCAGGTCAGCGAGATGTTTCGCGATCCGTCCTATTTCCGCGCGCTGCGCGAGAAGGTCATCCCGCACCTGCATACTTATCCCTCGCTCAAGGTCTGGGTCGCAGGGTGCAGCAACGGCGAGGAGCTCTATTCGCTCGCCATCCTGTTCCACGAGGAGGGACTGGCCAAGAAGACGATGTTCTATGCCACCGACATCAACCCGACCGCGCTCAAGGCCGCGCAAGCCGGGGTATATTCGCTTGATCGGATCCGGCTTTTCACCGAAAATCATCAGGCGTCGGGTGGGCGTTCATCGCTGTCCGATTATTACACCGCCAATTACGGGCGCGCAGTGTTCGACAAGTCGCTGTGCAGCCAGGTCGTCTTTTCCGACCACAGCCTGGTCACCGATGCCGCATTCGCAGAGATGCACCTGATCTCCTGCCGCAACGTGCTGATCTATTTCGACCGAGAACTGCAGGACCGTGCCGTCGGGCTGTTTCGCGACTCGCTCGCGCGCAGGGGATTCCTGGGGCTCGGGTCGAAGGAGAGCCTGCGATTCTCCTCGCACGCCGATGCCTTTGCCGATTTCGTGCGCGAAGAAAAAATCTATCAGCGGACCGGTCCATGA
- a CDS encoding response regulator, whose product MKKASVTSHAQSLASRWAVVGLVIGVAFFVISAAVAYLNIENVRASEREIRRTHVVLTTLDDVLSAMLDAETGQRGYLLTGRDAYLEPYSEGVARADDELRKLDGLTRASPVQKETFAALKNRVMARMQIMADVIELRRTGGVEAAVAALNTDRGKNVMDDIREQVASMTREEQRVRESRLVAMAAASQAAVVSAVITSLSGIALTIAIFILFIRNTRSRERQQWLQAAQADLGKAMMGDKTIAELGAAILSFLHERTGSPAGALFKGEGGSFRRANMLGVPGDADVPVEFTLNEGLMGQVAVDGRIMVLNDVPPGYLTVGSSLGRSAPRHLVIAPAKADDAVNAVIELGFFEPVDDVVLDLLEEASGAIGIALRSARFRERLQDALEETQRQASELQAQSEELRVSNEELEEQGSALRESQARLELQQVELEQTNSQLEEQAQTLETQRDELERASATLQLKARELEQASQYKTDFLANMSHELRTPLNSLLILSKLLGDNPDGNLSAEQVRFAQTIQSSGNDLLNLINDILDLSKIEAGHIEIQPASVPMDRLLGDLKKVFQPIADERGLTLALELSDDCPRSILTDRMRVEQILKNLMSNALKFTESGSVQLTVASAGEDCVALTVTDTGIGITKEQQDSIFDAFQQADGSISRRYGGTGLGLSISRELARLLGGAITVESEVGAGSRFTLTIPATYDPSKVRVRDQARAAPQPAVASPPPARRRPAAKPRPASIEDDRNVLDTGKRLLLVIEDDATFASIVCDLSHELGFQCIVAGTAQEAIDIARDYQPSAIVLDIGLPDQSGLTVLDHLKHQDETRHIPIHVISGADQSQTALALGAIGYLEKPVQRERLAEVLAGLQQKLASSMRRVLIVEDNEVQRDAVSELLKSQDVETVGVGTVAKCLELLRSEPFDCMVLDLALPDASGFSLLEELSQDSDRAYPPVIIYTGRDLTAEEEQRLRRYSSSIIIKGAKSPERLLDEVSLFLHQVVAEMPPEQRRMLEKARHRDAALEGRRVLIVEDDVRNVYSLTSVLEPRGVIAKIARNGQEALDMLEAGADGADKPIDLVLMDVMMPVMDGLTAVRAMRSNPKWAKLPVIMLTAKAMPDDQQNCLDAGANDYMAKPIDVDKLLSLVRVWMPR is encoded by the coding sequence GTGAAAAAAGCCAGCGTTACGTCGCATGCCCAAAGTCTTGCGAGCCGATGGGCAGTCGTGGGGCTGGTGATCGGCGTCGCCTTCTTCGTGATCAGCGCAGCCGTGGCGTATCTGAACATCGAGAATGTGCGCGCCAGCGAGCGCGAGATCCGGCGCACGCATGTCGTCCTGACCACGCTCGACGATGTGCTGTCAGCCATGCTCGATGCCGAAACGGGGCAGCGCGGCTATCTGCTCACGGGGCGCGACGCTTATCTCGAGCCCTATTCGGAGGGAGTCGCGCGGGCCGATGACGAGTTGCGCAAGCTTGACGGCCTCACCCGTGCCAGCCCGGTGCAGAAGGAGACCTTCGCCGCGCTGAAAAACCGGGTCATGGCCAGAATGCAGATCATGGCGGACGTTATCGAGCTCCGGCGTACGGGCGGTGTCGAGGCCGCGGTGGCCGCGTTGAACACCGATCGCGGCAAGAATGTCATGGACGATATCCGCGAACAGGTCGCCAGCATGACGCGCGAGGAGCAGCGTGTCCGCGAATCTCGTCTCGTCGCGATGGCCGCCGCCTCGCAGGCGGCGGTCGTCAGTGCTGTCATCACCAGCCTCAGCGGCATTGCCCTGACGATCGCCATCTTCATCCTGTTCATCCGCAACACCCGCAGCCGCGAGCGCCAGCAGTGGCTCCAGGCGGCGCAGGCGGACCTCGGCAAGGCGATGATGGGGGACAAGACCATCGCGGAGCTCGGCGCAGCCATCCTGTCGTTCCTGCACGAGCGGACCGGCAGCCCGGCAGGCGCGCTGTTCAAGGGCGAGGGTGGCAGCTTCCGGCGGGCCAATATGCTCGGCGTGCCCGGTGATGCCGACGTCCCGGTGGAATTCACGCTCAACGAGGGATTGATGGGGCAGGTCGCGGTCGATGGCCGGATCATGGTGCTCAATGATGTGCCGCCGGGCTATCTAACGGTCGGATCGTCGCTCGGTCGCTCGGCGCCGCGGCATCTCGTGATCGCCCCGGCCAAGGCCGACGATGCGGTCAATGCGGTGATCGAGCTCGGCTTTTTCGAACCGGTGGATGATGTCGTGCTCGACCTGCTCGAGGAGGCGTCCGGGGCCATCGGCATTGCGCTGCGCTCCGCACGGTTCCGCGAACGGCTGCAGGACGCGCTCGAGGAAACCCAGCGGCAGGCCAGCGAGTTGCAGGCGCAATCCGAAGAGTTGCGGGTCTCGAACGAGGAGCTCGAAGAGCAGGGATCGGCGCTGCGCGAATCGCAGGCGCGGCTCGAACTGCAGCAGGTCGAGCTCGAACAGACCAACAGCCAGCTCGAAGAACAGGCGCAGACGCTCGAGACCCAGCGCGACGAGCTAGAGCGCGCGAGCGCCACCCTGCAGCTCAAGGCGCGCGAGCTGGAACAGGCGAGCCAGTACAAGACCGACTTTCTGGCGAACATGAGCCACGAGCTGCGCACCCCGCTCAACTCGCTGCTGATCCTCTCCAAGCTGCTGGGCGACAACCCCGATGGCAATCTGTCGGCAGAGCAGGTGCGGTTCGCGCAGACGATCCAGTCGTCGGGCAACGATCTGCTCAACCTGATCAACGACATTCTCGACCTCTCCAAGATCGAGGCGGGGCATATCGAAATCCAGCCAGCATCGGTGCCGATGGACCGGCTGCTGGGCGATCTGAAAAAGGTCTTCCAGCCGATCGCCGACGAGCGCGGGCTGACGCTGGCGCTCGAGCTGTCCGACGACTGCCCGCGGTCGATCCTCACCGATCGCATGCGGGTGGAGCAGATCCTCAAGAACCTGATGTCGAACGCGCTCAAGTTCACCGAAAGCGGCAGCGTGCAGCTGACCGTGGCGTCGGCTGGCGAGGACTGCGTCGCGCTGACGGTCACAGATACAGGCATCGGCATCACAAAGGAGCAGCAGGACAGCATCTTCGATGCATTCCAGCAGGCCGATGGATCGATCAGCCGCAGATATGGCGGCACCGGGCTCGGCCTGTCGATCTCGCGCGAGCTCGCCCGGCTGCTCGGCGGCGCGATCACCGTGGAGAGCGAGGTCGGCGCAGGCAGCCGGTTCACGCTGACCATTCCTGCGACCTACGATCCATCGAAGGTTCGGGTGCGCGACCAGGCGCGCGCCGCGCCGCAGCCGGCAGTGGCCAGCCCGCCACCCGCCCGGCGCCGTCCGGCTGCCAAGCCGCGACCGGCCAGCATAGAGGATGATCGCAACGTGCTCGATACCGGCAAAAGGTTGCTGCTGGTGATCGAGGACGATGCGACCTTTGCCTCGATCGTGTGCGACCTGTCGCACGAGCTGGGCTTCCAGTGCATCGTCGCAGGGACCGCGCAGGAGGCGATCGACATCGCACGCGACTACCAGCCCAGCGCGATCGTGCTCGATATCGGTCTGCCCGACCAGTCGGGGCTGACCGTGCTCGATCATCTCAAGCACCAGGACGAGACCCGGCATATCCCGATCCACGTGATCTCCGGCGCCGACCAGAGCCAGACCGCGCTGGCGCTGGGCGCGATCGGTTATCTGGAAAAGCCGGTGCAGCGTGAAAGGCTGGCCGAGGTGCTCGCCGGGCTGCAGCAGAAGCTCGCATCGTCGATGCGGCGCGTCCTCATCGTCGAGGACAACGAGGTGCAGCGCGACGCGGTGTCGGAGCTGCTCAAATCGCAGGATGTCGAAACCGTGGGCGTGGGGACGGTGGCGAAGTGCCTCGAGCTGCTGCGCAGCGAACCGTTCGATTGCATGGTGCTCGATCTGGCGCTTCCCGATGCCTCGGGCTTCTCGTTGCTCGAGGAGCTCAGCCAGGATAGCGACCGCGCCTATCCGCCGGTGATCATCTATACCGGGCGCGATCTGACCGCAGAGGAAGAGCAGCGCCTGCGCCGCTATTCCAGTTCGATCATCATCAAGGGCGCGAAGTCGCCCGAACGCCTGCTCGACGAGGTCTCGCTGTTTCTCCATCAGGTCGTCGCCGAAATGCCGCCGGAGCAGCGCCGGATGCTCGAAAAGGCCCGGCATCGCGATGCGGCGCTCGAAGGGCGGCGGGTGCTCATCGTCGAGGACGATGTGCGGAACGTTTATTCACTCACCAGCGTTCTGGAACCGCGCGGGGTGATCGCCAAGATCGCGCGCAACGGCCAGGAGGCCCTCGATATGCTGGAGGCTGGTGCCGACGGGGCCGACAAACCGATCGACCTGGTGCTGATGGATGTGATGATGCCGGTGATGGACGGGCTGACGGCGGTGCGCGCGATGCGCAGCAATCCGAAATGGGCCAAGCTGCCCGTCATCATGCTGACCGCCAAGGCTATGCCCGACGACCAGCAGAATTGCCTCGATGCGGGGGCCAACGACTATATGGCCAAGCCGATCGACGTCGACAAACTGTTGTCGCTGGTGCGGGTATGGATGCCGCGCTAG
- a CDS encoding SLC13 family permease, which translates to MLDTITQFVDIYSAQIGLALLLAIFAAFMTERFPPVVVGVTGAAVVMVLGFVSVADVRAVFSNSAPLAIGALFVLSGALVRTGAIEAVMGLLLRRAESKPRQIMVEVFGGTLAAAAFVNNTPVVIIMIPIVKKLAKTLGTSATRLLIPLSYLSILGGTLTLVGTSTNLLVDGVARGLGQPAFGVFEITGVGLITALTGALTLLLLGPRLLPDRPENAPADSEAHECLSELTVLPDSEMIGRAIEDISALKPERARILGLKRQGSFRRKGFESAFLEVGDRLVIAASPHELAAFAASSGFETGLAGLGGGLALHGDERPEDVTLYEATIAPTHPSIGRHLDEIPMLSRLRVRILGISRARHLPGPDLPTARLRAADTLLIAARPPELAQLQDNIHLAGVSTAKATPYRRAKAPIAVLTLLATVLAAALGVMPIEGLAIIGVAVVLITRTIDPAEAWAAIDGSLLVLIFAMLAIGTGFQNAGSVDLIVGAVAPLLTSAPLFLLILAVYTLTSLLTEAVTNNAVAVLLTPIVIGIGANMGIDPRPLVVAVMLAASASFATPIGYQTNTMVYAAADYRFSDFLKIGIPMNVIVGLAASISIYWLF; encoded by the coding sequence ATGTTAGACACGATTACGCAGTTCGTCGACATCTACAGTGCGCAGATAGGGCTTGCCTTGCTCCTCGCCATATTTGCCGCGTTCATGACCGAGCGGTTTCCGCCTGTCGTTGTTGGCGTCACCGGCGCTGCGGTGGTCATGGTGCTGGGGTTCGTGTCGGTGGCCGATGTCCGCGCCGTGTTTTCGAACTCCGCACCGCTCGCGATCGGCGCGCTGTTCGTGCTGTCGGGAGCGTTGGTGCGCACTGGCGCAATCGAGGCGGTGATGGGGCTGCTGCTGCGCCGCGCCGAGAGCAAGCCCAGGCAAATCATGGTCGAGGTGTTCGGCGGAACGCTTGCCGCTGCCGCCTTTGTCAACAACACCCCCGTCGTCATCATCATGATCCCGATCGTCAAGAAGCTGGCCAAGACGCTGGGCACATCGGCCACCCGGCTGCTGATCCCGCTGTCCTATCTGTCGATCCTGGGCGGGACGCTGACGCTGGTGGGGACATCGACCAACCTGCTGGTCGATGGGGTGGCGCGAGGGCTCGGCCAGCCGGCCTTTGGCGTGTTCGAGATTACCGGCGTGGGTCTGATCACCGCGCTCACCGGCGCGCTGACGCTGCTGCTGCTGGGCCCCAGGCTGCTGCCCGACCGCCCCGAAAACGCGCCCGCCGACAGCGAGGCGCATGAGTGCCTGTCCGAACTGACGGTGCTTCCTGATTCCGAGATGATCGGCAGGGCGATCGAGGACATATCGGCGCTGAAGCCCGAGCGCGCGCGGATCCTGGGGCTCAAGCGACAGGGCAGCTTCCGCCGCAAGGGCTTCGAAAGTGCGTTTCTCGAGGTTGGCGACCGGCTGGTGATTGCAGCATCACCGCACGAACTGGCAGCGTTCGCCGCCAGCAGCGGGTTCGAAACCGGGCTCGCCGGGCTTGGGGGAGGTCTCGCGCTGCACGGCGATGAGCGGCCCGAAGACGTCACGCTGTACGAGGCCACCATCGCGCCCACCCATCCCAGCATCGGGCGGCATCTCGACGAAATTCCCATGCTGTCGCGGCTGCGCGTGCGCATACTGGGGATTTCGCGCGCGCGGCACCTGCCGGGCCCCGATCTGCCCACTGCCCGGCTGCGCGCCGCCGACACCTTGCTGATCGCCGCGCGACCGCCCGAACTGGCGCAGCTGCAGGACAACATCCACCTTGCCGGGGTCTCGACCGCCAAGGCGACCCCCTATCGGCGCGCCAAGGCTCCGATCGCGGTGCTGACGCTGCTGGCGACGGTGCTGGCAGCCGCGCTGGGTGTCATGCCGATCGAGGGCCTTGCCATCATCGGGGTGGCGGTGGTGCTGATCACCCGCACCATCGATCCTGCCGAGGCCTGGGCCGCGATCGATGGCAGCCTGCTCGTCCTCATCTTCGCGATGCTGGCGATCGGCACCGGGTTCCAGAATGCCGGCAGCGTCGATCTGATCGTCGGCGCGGTGGCACCGTTGCTGACCAGCGCGCCATTGTTCCTGCTGATCCTCGCGGTCTACACGCTGACCTCGCTGCTCACCGAGGCGGTGACCAACAATGCGGTAGCGGTGCTGCTGACCCCGATCGTGATCGGCATCGGCGCCAATATGGGGATCGACCCCCGGCCGCTTGTGGTGGCCGTGATGCTCGCCGCCTCGGCAAGCTTTGCCACCCCGATCGGCTATCAGACCAACACCATGGTCTATGCCGCTGCCGACTACCGGTTCTCGGACTTTCTCAAGATCGGCATCCCGATGAACGTCATCGTCGGGCTGGCAGCGTCGATCTCGATCTATTGGCTATTCTGA